The window CAGTGGTAAACCAGGGTGTCCAGAATTTGCCTTTTCTATAGCATCTACAGATAAACCTCGTATTATTTTAGCAACTTCTGCTAACATTTTTCCCTCCTATTTATTTCCTTGAAAATATATCTTCTTTTTATTTTAAATTATTTCTTACGACAATAGCAATATAACTTCAATATTATAACACCTTTCTTTCCTTTCCCATAAACCTGATCCAGTATACTCAGTACTGCTGATAGTCTCATCCTGCAGGATAGCTCTGAGATTATGGTGTTATATTCTTGATGTTTAGTACAATACTGTTGGTAACATTTTCTTCCTATAATATAAATTTAAATTGTTATTAAATATAATTCCAAAATAAAAAATATCTTTACCATCAGCTGGAAATTTCTTTCGGGGTAAATTCTTCCGGATTCTTTCCCAAAGATTTAATTCCTATTATCACTTTACAGGAATTTTCTAATACACTATTATAGAAAAGTGCCTCCTCTAGAGTCTCTCCAATAGCAATAGCGCCATGTCCTTTTATCACTACAATCTTGTTATCCTTTAAATACTTAGGAATTTCTTCTTCCATTTCCTGAGAACCGCTACCAAATTCAAAACTTATCACCGGTATTTTTCTGATGATATAAGAGCCTTCTACATCTATCGGAACAATCTCATTTTATATCAGGGAAAGAATCACAGCATTAATCAAATGGGTATGAACAATAGCTAACCCATTTGTTTCTCTATAAATAGCTCTATGTACTCCTGTTTCACTGGAAGCAAGACTAATTCCACAGTCATTCTTTTCTAAGCCTACCTCAATAATATCATAATCATTTAAAAAACCAAGCATAGAACCTCTCCTGGTAATTAGCATGTGATTACCAATGCACATGCTCATCATATTTCCACTATGAGTGTCTTGTAATCCTGCGACATAGGAAGCCCATCCTATTTTCTGAAAATATTGTATGATATTTTGCTCTACCTTTTTCATAGGATACCCTCCAGCTCTAATTCACGTAATTTTTCTTTGGTAGGAATACCATCGCTATCCCAATCCCTGAATTCATAATACTCATTTAACATGGCATCTAATTCTATCTTCTCTTCTCCTAATACTTCTTGCATTAATTTAGGGGGTAGCGAATCATCCTTTCTGGTGAATCCCAGCTTTAGATTAATCATTCTTTCCAGATTGTGGATTCGTTCTCCTATCTGGCTTAATGTTTTTGCAGAATAATTTTTGCCAGTTACTGCTGATAATATTCTGGACCAATTTTCTAAAGAAATACCCATACTGGCAAAGCGACACACAACCAAACTATCCTCTGCGGCTGAATCGTTCTGTCTTTTAGCAACCAAGGTCCCCTTACCAATCTGCATCTTAGGATTAATCCTACGAGGTAGTCCAAATATCTCTGAACCAGCAGGATATCCTGCATGTAAATGACAGGCACCGCGATTAGAGGTAACATAACCTATTGCCATACCTTTGATAATCAGTGGATCATAGGCAGCTAATTCCATTCCTTTGACATTAATAGCAAAATACTCTGCCTCTTTTCCCATTTTTTCCGCTAAATTGCGAGTACCTATTTTTAATTCACGTCCTACTCCTTTATTCTTAACTATCTTTTTAATCAGATCCACTATTTTTTCTTTTTCTCCAAATCTTATTCTAAAATTCCTTATCCCTTTTTCTGTTGCTTCCATGGCAAAAGCAATTACTCCACCCAGGGAAATAGTATCCAGACCGTACTCATTACATAATCTAATAGATATACTCCTAAACCACGACCACCCAGAAATTTATTATAAATATCTTCTGATAGCTCTAATACTTTCGATATTTTTTTGTTTATATCAATCTCTACTATCCTTCCCCAGTTACCATAGCGCATATTAGCCTCCGGAAAAATTTTCTAAATTACTATCTTAATAAATATTATAGTTCTCATTTTTAGAAATAAATCATATTTATAGTGGATTCCTTAAAAAAGTCTTTGTTTGGAACTATTAAAAGGGTAAAGTTTTTGGATTTTAGGTAAAAGTAATAATAAATTTGAACTAGTTAATCTTTATGATTAAATAAAATTTATTTTACAATTTCTACTTGATTAAGGTCATCTACTTCTCCTAATCTGACCTTAACAAATTCCCGGCGAGAAGTGGGAACATTTTTACCAACATAATCGGCTCTTATAGGAAATTCCCGGTGACCTCTATCTATTAATACAGCTAACTGAATACACTTTGGTCTTCCCAAATCGACAATCGCATCCATAGCTGCCCTAACAGTTCTACCAGTATAAAGAACATCATCAACCAGTAATATTTTCTTCTCTGCCACCTGAAATGGTATCGCTGTTTTGACTACAATGGCTTGGGGTTGTTTCTCTTTTAAATCATCGCGGTAGAGGGTAATATCCAACACTCCTACAGGAGTACTTACCTTTTCAATATTATATACATAATCAGCAATTCTCTTTGCTAGGTACTCTCCCCTGGTTTTAATGCCAATAATCCCTAGCTCTTCTACGCCTTTATTCTTCTCAATAATCTCATGCGCAATTCTGAGTAAGGTTCGATCGATATCTTTTTTAATCATAATAATAGATGATTGTTGAGGATATTCCATTTTTGGCTCCTTCAAATTACTATTAAACCCTTTTAAAAAACTATTATTGTCTTTATAAATATTAATTAAACTAATCAAAGCAATATATATTTTATTATATAAAAATAAGTAATTGGTTAACAACCCTAATTCCCGGTTTTTTAAAATTAATAAGGGAAAATGTATTATTAATTTCTTAATTTAATATAGAATATTATAATACACATAATGTTAATTCATAATTTTTTGTAGTTTTAATTGTACCTCTTCTCCTCCTGGTTTACATCTGTTTGTTTTTTCATTTCTACTCAAAATAGCTTTAGCATATAAAATACAGCTATCATACCCACATGAACCACAATTATAACCAGGCAATAATTCCCTGATTTTTTCAATCTCCTTTTGCTGATTCTTCCGGGTAACTGTATTAATCTCACTCCTACTTAGGATTTTTTCGCAAACAATCCCCAGTATAATAATACCCGGTACTGTTAATAAATATCTTGTAGCAGCAAAACTTATTCCAAGGAATTTACTTTCTACAATTAGCATGGGAATTTTTACTACTGCCCAGGCGCTTATTATTATTATTGTATTCCCGATACTGGCACCTTTAATTAATAACGATTGAGCCAAAGGAAATGCAGCATAAATAGGTCCTGCTGATACAGACCCTACTAACAGGGATGCTATTTTCCCTTTTACACCCGATTCTCTGCCAAAGTTTTTGATTACAATTTCAGTAGGTACCCATGAATTGATTAGTCCGTTTAATATAAAAACTGCCGGTAGTATTTCTAACATTTCCTTTAGAAACATTAACGTATTACCCAGGGCTTCCTGAAAAATAGCTGAGTCAAAAAAAGCAGTTAAAATATACAATAATCCTACTATAAATATTATTTTAAATTCTTTCAATGTATTTATCATCTTAACAAAGCTCCCATTCCTAAAGAAATAAAGATGGCTAATATAAA is drawn from Atribacterota bacterium and contains these coding sequences:
- a CDS encoding aldehyde ferredoxin oxidoreductase C-terminal domain-containing protein, producing the protein MEATEKGIRNFRIRFGEKEKIVDLIKKIVKNKGVGRELKIGTRNLAEKMGKEAEYFAINVKGMELAAYDPLIIKGMAIGYVTSNRGACHLHAGYPAGSEIFGLPRRINPKMQIGKGTLVAKRQNDSAAEDSLVVCRFASMGISLENWSRILSAVTGKNYSAKTLSQIGERIHNLERMINLKLGFTRKDDSLPPKLMQEVLGEEKIELDAMLNEYYEFRDWDSDGIPTKEKLRELELEGIL
- the pyrR gene encoding bifunctional pyr operon transcriptional regulator/uracil phosphoribosyltransferase PyrR, producing the protein MEYPQQSSIIMIKKDIDRTLLRIAHEIIEKNKGVEELGIIGIKTRGEYLAKRIADYVYNIEKVSTPVGVLDITLYRDDLKEKQPQAIVVKTAIPFQVAEKKILLVDDVLYTGRTVRAAMDAIVDLGRPKCIQLAVLIDRGHREFPIRADYVGKNVPTSRREFVKVRLGEVDDLNQVEIVK
- a CDS encoding permease yields the protein MINTLKEFKIIFIVGLLYILTAFFDSAIFQEALGNTLMFLKEMLEILPAVFILNGLINSWVPTEIVIKNFGRESGVKGKIASLLVGSVSAGPIYAAFPLAQSLLIKGASIGNTIIIISAWAVVKIPMLIVESKFLGISFAATRYLLTVPGIIILGIVCEKILSRSEINTVTRKNQQKEIEKIRELLPGYNCGSCGYDSCILYAKAILSRNEKTNRCKPGGEEVQLKLQKIMN